The Scomber japonicus isolate fScoJap1 chromosome 9, fScoJap1.pri, whole genome shotgun sequence genome includes a region encoding these proteins:
- the mboat4 gene encoding ghrelin O-acyltransferase produces MWEQHQFLMYQCLSLPFAFLFYFLSKRGYLSLTYRYLCVSIVGCVLAILTMGVYSAFLFTSAFVFILLVLSVDPNCIHIWVFGVQMSWQTFWHLLIQYREYYLHEPVDIRLFLAVSSLMLLTQRITSVSMDIQEKKVVFLLNASTLNKMNVIFLPLISYTLNFTTLLGGPLCSYSQFVSLMEGIRLNPPPNPLGVVSFKLIQVLLLGWVRYCLVYFLKRNAYDSSSSTALYGLLWVWGVGLALRIEYYTHWRISECLNNTAGLGFCENVKSDTPNWSGICDGDFWAIEASIHMSDFARRWNSTTALWLRRLVYIRCKHFQLFMTFGFSLWWHGLHLGHFVGFLTWAATVKADYYIHRYMFPKLSSKWKQLLYICLSWINTQMIVTCVVIAVELRDMSGLRLLSVTYVGLFPLCNIIVLFIFLKASTV; encoded by the exons ATGTGGGAACAACATCAGTTTTTAATGTACCAATGTCTTTCACTTccatttgcatttttgttttattttctttctaaacGGGGATATCTGTCCTTGACGTACAG GTACCTGTGTGTTTCTATCGTAGGATGTGTCCTGGCTATTCTCACCATGGGCGTCTATAGTGCGTTTCTCTTCACCTCCGCCTTTGTCTTTATTCTGCTTGTTCTCTCCGTGGATCCCAACTGTATCCACATCTGGGTGTTTGGTGTTCAGATGTCGTGGCAAACCTTCTGGCACCTGCTTATACAGTACAGGGAATACTACCTGCACGAGCCTGTCGACATCAG GTTGTTTTTGGCTGTGTCCTCTTTGATGCTTCTCACCCAGAGGATCACCTCAGTATCCATGGACATCCAGGAGAAAAAAGTTGTATTTCTCTTAAATGCTTCCACCCTAAATAAGATGAATGTCATTTTTCTGCCTCTAATCAGTTACACCCTTAATTTCACCACCCTGCTTGGTGGCCCTTTGTGCTCCTACAGTCAATTTGTGTCCCTAATGGAGGGTATCAGGTTAAACCCTCCACCCAATCCACTGGGTGTAGTCTCCTTTAAGTTGATTCAGGTGTTATTGCTAGGGTGGGTAAGATATTGTCTCGTTTATTTTTTGAAACGTAATGCTTATGATTCCTCCAGCTCTACTGCTCTTTATGGCCTGCTATGGGTTTGGGGTGTGGGACTTGCTTTGAGGATAGAGTATTACACCCACTGGAGGATCAGTGAATGCCTCAATAACACAGCTGGGCTTGGattttgtgaaaatgtcaaGAGTGACACCCCAAACTGGAGCGGGATATGTGATGGAGACTTCTGGGCCATCGAGGCTTCAATCCATATGTCTGATTTTGCCCGTCGATGGAACAGTACGACAGCTTTGTGGCTGCGTCGTTTGGTTTATATACGCTGCAAACATTTCCAGTTATTCATGACTTTTGGTTTTTCACTGTGGTGGCATGGTTTGCACTTGGGTCACTTTGTGGGGTTTCTGACCTGGGCAGCAACAGTCAAAGCAGACTattatatacacagatacatgttCCCAAAACTTTCATCAAAATGGAAACAACTGCTGTACATCTGTTTAAGCTGGATAAACACTCAAATGATTGTTACTTGTGTGGTTATAGCAGTAGAATTAAGAGATATGTCCGGTTTGAGACTTCTGTCTGTAACATACGTGGGTCTGTTTCCACTTTGTAATATAATTGTgctctttattttcttaaaagCCAGCACAGTTTAG
- the coq2 gene encoding 4-hydroxybenzoate polyprenyltransferase, mitochondrial, with amino-acid sequence MLTAKLTGQLTLNALRRTHHGACHPCIYTLSNYNLHKERQRTRDGLLSDSSVLRRGFYSQSAIRPSVRLREPQHYGRRPFSLSAATIVNAAPSPVQPYLRLMRLDKPIGTWLLYLPCTWSIALASDPGCLPHLGMLTLFGAGALLMRGAGCTINDMWDKDFDKKVARTATRPIASGEISRMQALVFLGGQLSLALGVLLCLNYYSIALGAASLSLVVTYPLMKRITYWPQFVLGLTFNWGALLGWSAVKGCCDWSVCLPLYFSGVMWTLIYDTIYAHQDKEDDVKVGVKSTALRLQEQTKPWLSGFTVAMMSGLVAAGVNAEQTLPYYAVLSTVAIHLTHQIYTLDINKPEDCWKKFVSNRNLGLLLFLGIVAGNLWKERRETLLQNEESQR; translated from the exons ATGCTCACAGCCAAGCTGACCGGCCAGCTGACTCTGAACGCCCTCAGAAGGACCCACCATGGCGCCTGTCACCCCTGCATTTACACCCTATCAAACTACAACCTTCACAAAGAAAGGCAAAGGACGAGAGATGGTCTCCTCTCAGACTCCAGCGTGTTGAGACGAGGGTTTTACAGCCAGAGTGCGATCCGTCCTTCAGTCAGACTACGTGAACCACAGCATTATGGAAGAAGACCGTTCAGTTTATCAGCTGCTACGATTGTGAATGCAGCCCCATCACCTGTCCAGCCGTACCTCCGGTTGATGAGGCTGGACAAACCTATTG GCACGTGGCTGTTGTACCTGCCGTGTACATGGAGCATCGCTCTGGCTTCCGACCCCGGATGCCTCCCACATCTGGGCATGCTCACCCTGTTTGGTGCGGGTGCTCTGCTGATGAGAGGAGCGGGCTGCACCATCAACGACATGTGGGATAAAGACTTTGACAAGAAG GTTGCCAGGACGGCCACTCGACCTATTGCATCAGGGGAGATTTCTCGGATGCAGGCACTAGTCTTCCTGGGAGGGCAGCTCTCTCTTGCACTCGGAGTTCTCCTTTGTCTCAACTATTACAG CATAGCTCTGGGTGCTGCCTCATTATCTCTTGTCGTCACCTACCCGCTGATGAAGAGGATCACATACTGGCCACAGTTTGTGCTAG GCCTCACTTTCAACTGGGGAGCGCTGCTCGGCTGGTCTGCTGTCAAGGGCTGCTGTGATTGGTCCGTGTGTCTCCCGCTGTATTTCTCAGGAGTGATGTGGACATTAATATATGACACAATATATGCACATCAG GATAAAGAAGACGACGTCAAAGTAGGAGTGAAGTCTACTGCGCTGAGGCTCCAGGAGCAAACCAAGCCTTGGCTGAGTGGCTTCACGGTGGCCATGATGTCAGGTCTGGTTGCAGCTGGGGTCAATGCTGAACAGACGCTCCCTTACTACGCTGTACTGTCCACGGTGGCCATTCATCTAACACATCAG ATTTACACACTGGACATTAACAAACCAGAGGACTGCTGGAAGAAGTTTGTGTCAAACAGAAACCTTGGActgttgttatttttaggcATTGTCGCTGGCAATttgtggaaggaaagaagagagactTTACTGCAAAATGAGGAATCACAAAGATGA